A segment of the Chryseobacterium scophthalmum genome:
TTTGGAGTTGCAGGTTTATCTGCTTTTGGAGCTGCCTTTTTTGGAGCTTCTTTTTCAACGCTTGCTTCACCTTCTACAGTTTCTGCTTCTGCTTTTACAAAACTTTCAGGAGTGATGTATCCAGCTTTGTGAAGAATGTTGTACCATTGAGCCAATTTCTTAATATCAGAATTGTAAACTCTATCTGTATCGTAGTTTGGAAGAGATGCAACCATAAATTCAGCTAATTCAGCTTCTGAAGATTTGTGATTGATCGTTTCTTTGTAATCGTAATTTTTAGCAATATTTTCAAAAACCTCAAACAAAGGAACTTCTTTATCAAAAGTAAACATTGCGATATTATCTAACAAGCTTACTTGGCTTGAATTACCGATGCTCACTTTCTTTTTGGTAGTAACTTCTTCAATGATGAATCCGTTTTTCAACTGCGATACCAATTTGTAAAGACCTGGTTTCCCAGAGATTGAAATTATTTTTTCTAACAGCATAATTTTATTTTTTTAATTTCAGTAAAAGCTATAACGCTTTTTATAATAATATATTTCTTAGTTTAAATTATTTTGGAAATCTCATTTTGTAGCCAATAGACACTTCCCCTTGAGTGATCTTTGTAAGTTTTCCTTTTACCAGCTTTTTCTTCAAAGCACTTAAGTGATCGGTAAAAAGGGTACCTTCAATATGATCATATTCGTGCTGAATTACGCGGGCTCTAATATCGGAAAAAGTTTCGGTATGCTTCACAAAATTTTCGTCATAATATTCAATTAAGATGGTACTTTTTCTTTTCACATCTTCTCTTACATCCGGAATCGAAAGACAGCCTTCGTTAAACTTCCATTCTTCGCCAGATTCTTCAAGAATTTGAGCATTGATGAAAACTTTTTTAAAGTCTTTCAGCTCTTCAGCAATATCTTCGTAATCTTCATCTTCTGCCAAAGGCGTAACATCTACGATAAACAATCTGAGATCTAAACCAATCTGAGGTGCCGCCAAACCAATACCGTTTGCCTCGTACATGGTTTCAAACATATTATCGATCAGTTGTTGCAGATCCGGATAATTTTTATCTATCTCTTTTCCCGTTTTTCTTAAAACAGGATCTCCAAAAGCTCTTATTGGTAAAATCATCTTGTTTTTTGTTCTAAAAAATTCTGCAATATGATGGTTGCACTTACTTTATCTATTAATCCTTTTTGTTGTCTTTGTTTTTTACTTTTTCCACTTTGTGAAATAAAAAACGAAGCCATTTTTGAAGTAAATCTTTCATCAAAACGATGAACTTCAATCTGCGGAAATTCTTTTTTAAAGTTTTCTATAAACCCTAAAATATCGGTTTCCACTTCTGAAACATTTCCCTTCAAGTCTGTTGGCAGACCTACTACCACTTCTTCCACACGGTTTTCAACGACGTATTTTTTCAAAAAATCCATCAGAAAACGTGTTTCCACAGTATCAAGACCACTTGCAATAATCTTCATATCATCGGTTGCTGCAACGCCACAACGTGCTTTTCCGTAGTCTATAGCAATGATCTGTCCCATAAGTCTGCAAATTTAAGAAATTTTACTCATTATATTCCTAACACAGTTTTTTTTATAAATCATGTTTTTTATCCGTTAATTTTTGTTTAATTTTATCTTATCCAAACTCAAGACTATGAAGCAACTCATCCTCGTAAGACATGCAAAAAGTGACTGGCCTGAAGAAACTAGCGACTTCGACAGACCTTTGGCAGACAAAGGTTTGCTAGATGCCCTTAAAATGTCTAAATTTCTGAAAAACAACAGTATCGGTATTGATTATTTTATTTCCAGCCCTGCAGTAAGAGCTTTATCTACTTGCAAAATTTTTAATCAAACCTATAATCTAACTTTTGGAACCGACGAAAAACTTTACAATCCTTCTGAAAGTAATTTTCATTCTGTCATTTATGATTTAAATGATGATTTGAATTCTGTTGCATTTTTCTCCCACAACAATGGCATTTCCAATTTTGCCAATTCTATTTCTGAGGATGTTTTCCATTTTCCGACTTGTGGTGTTGCTGGCTTTCAAATTGATTGTGATTCTTGGTCGCAGTTTGACGGAGCCAATAAAAAGCTTCTTTTCTTTTATGAGCCCGGGAAAATTTAATTCGTTTATAAATCTAATTTATTTACCTCTTCTCATCTTTCTTTTTTCATGTCAAAAGAAAGAATTATCTTATTTTGAAAAGATTGCATTTAATGACGAAGCATTAAAAAATCCTACACAAGAAGAATGGAGATACAATAAAAAAGAAAGTTTTCAGACATTTCAAGACTTTCAAAAATTAAAAAAGATAAAACCGGAAGAAGGAAAGAATACAATTTATCTTCAGCCCATCGGTGAATTTAATATTCTACAGAAGAAACAAATTGAGCTCACAAAACAATATTTAGCCACATACTTTCAACTGGAAACTAAGATTCTACCTACTTTATCAAATACTATTTTACCGAAATCTGCCAAAAGAATTAGAAGCAATAATCAGGAACAGGTTTTAGCCAGTTATATTCTGGACAGCATTTTAGTAAAGAAAAAACCTAAAGATGCAGTTGTTCTGATGGGAATTACTGAAAAAGACCTTTTCCCAAGACCTGAATGGAACTATGTTTTCGGGCTTGCTTCCTATGAAAATGGAGTTGGCGTTACCTCGATGTTCAGATTTTATGATGGAAATTTGACAGAAACAAACTTTAACAAAAGCCTCGAAAGATTACTGAAAATAAGTTCACACGAAATTGGTCATATGTTTGGAATAAGCCATTGCCTGAATGCAAATTGCGTAATGAATGGAACAAATAATCTTACCGAGACAGATTCTCATTTTGCAAGAGCCTGCTCTCTTTGCCAACAAAAGCTGAATTCAAGTTTAAAATATAATAATCAAAAACGTTTGATTGAGTTAAGAGATTTCTTCAAAAAGCAAAATCTTAATCGAGAATTTTCAAGAGCAGAAACTGATTTTAAAATTTTAAAATAGTTTTTATCACACTTAGATTTTCTATTCTGAAAATTGGATGCAAGCCAAAATCATTTAAGTTTATTTATAAAAACTGATTAATAACAATATCATTATTTTGTTATTTCTCTTTCTTTGAATGCAACCGACTGCACATTTTCCGGTTGCGAATAAAACAATTAAGTTTGTCTAAATTTTATTTATTCTAAATAAAATATAATTTTAAACCCTATTATTATGCACAGACAAATTTATTTATTGGTCGCTTTCTTTCTATTATTAGGAAGCAAAACTTATTCACAAACCTCAATAAGCGTATTTCAAGACAATTTAACAACACCTAACCCGATGATTACGGATGGTAATGATTTGTATGTTGGCTATTATTATTCAGATAAAGTTGTGAAGTTTGATCTTACCAATCCAAATACTCCTCCAATTGATGTAGCAACAGGAGTAAACAGACCTTACGGATTGGCGATAAAAGACAATATGCTTTATATCTCAGAATTCGGAGGCAACAAAATTTCCAAAGTAAATTTAACAAATCCAAATCCGGCTCCCGAAATCGTAATATCTAACGTAAACAGCCCGATAGGTCTTGAGTTTATCGGAAATGATTTATACGTAGCATTGGAAGGAGATAATAAAGTTGCCAAAATAGATGTTACTCAAACTTCACCTCAATTAATAGATGTTACTTATGTTTCAAGCCCTTTTGAGATTGAGGTAGTTGGTAGCCAACTTTACATTACCGAAAGATTTGTCGGAAGACTTGTAAGATTCGAACTCAATAACAGTTCTGCAACAAATGTGATAGTCGCTCAAGGATTGAGTTATCCTTCAGGTCTTACCTCAAATGGAAAGCAATTATTTATAGCGGAAGCGGGAGCATCAAAAATTTCAAAAATCAGCACTTCTGTTTTGAACCCAACAGTTTCTGATGCTGTAACGTCTAGCTTATTAGATTATCCTTCAGGATTATTAATGCATGATAGCATCATGTATATTACAGATTTTTTTGCCAATGCTATATTTAAAGTAGATCTAGCAAATCTTTCTGTTTCAGAATTCAGCTCAATTGGTCCAAAAGAAATAAAAATTTATCCTAATCCTGCGATTGACAAGCTAAACGTTTACAACGCTCCATCAAAAGAATATCAAATATTTGACATGACGGGCAGAGTAATCAATTCAGGAACATTAGAAAGGAATTCTATCAATGTAAGCCAGCTTTCTTCAGGAAATTACATTCTAAAAACTGGAGAAATCACTAAGAAGTTTATCAAGAAATAATTTAACAAAAAAGAGGCTGCAAAAAACAGCCTCTTTTTATATTCGTTGATTGATTACTTTCTTCTCAAATCCAGATCATCAAAATCAAAACTAAAATCTGTAATATCTGAAATCGCTTTCATTTTTGCAGATTCTGCTTTTCCGTTTTCATCGTAGCTAAAAATAAGATACGCATCGGCATCATAACTTCTGTCATCCCATTTAATAATAAAAGTATTGTTTGAAAAAGGAAGCAACTCCCCTTTCAGTCTTGGAGAATTTTTACAAGAAATTCTGTAAGTATTTCCCTGTTGAGCAATTTCTACATCACCAAACCATACATCATTGTATTTTCCGACAAACTGTTCTGCTTTAGGCTGAAGGTTTTTATCTTTTTTGAAAGCATCCGACTTTGCGAAAGCTTCTTTCTTTTGCTTATTGTACTCAGCTTCCACTTTCTCCATTCTGTCACCGTAGGTTTTCAGCCAATTTCTATCAGCAATTCCTAAATAAGAATCTTTCACAGTATTTGTAATCGTGTTAAAAGCTGCACCAGATTGTTGGTTCGTTAAAACCACAATTCCTAATTTCATATCCGGAATTAAAGTAAACTGAGTTACTGTTCCAATCAATCCACCTGTATGCTGAACTTGTTTATGACCTTTTACATCGCTTAAGAACCAACCTAAACCATATCCGTAGAAACTTGTATCATAAGGATTTTTCATCGCCACTCTATCAGGAATCTGTAAACTCCAAAGCTGCTGAATATTTTTATCTGAAACCAATTTCTTTCCGTCTTTCGTTGTGAATCCATTTAAAAGACATTCTGCCCAAGTCGTCATGTCTTTAATGTTACTCATAATTCCGCCTGCTGCATTAGCAGTTTCATTCCAGTCGTGAGGAACTGCAATTGCTTTTCCATCAACAGGAGCATGTGCATCAATTTTATTAGCAACAGCTTTTGCTCTGTTATAACTTCCGAAACTTGCATTCATTCCGACAGGTTTCATAATTCTTTGTTCGATAAAATCAGCCCAACTTAACCCTGAAATTCTGGTAATAACTTCTCCTGCAACAATAAACATAATGTTGTTATAATCTAAAGTTGTACGGAAAGAGTTTTCTGGTTTTAAATATCTTACATTGTGTACAATATCGTTTACCGTAAGATTTCCACCCTCAGGAAAAAACATCAAATCTCCTTGTCCCAAACCTAAACCAGCTCTGTGCGTAATCAAATCCTTAATCGTTACATTTTGAGAAACATACGAATCATACATTTGAAATTCAGGAATATATTTTGAAACTTTATCGTCCCAGTTCAGTTTTCCTTCATCTGCTAAAATTGCCAAAGCCACACAAGTAAACGCTTTAGAATTAGAAGCAATACCCACCAAAGTTGTATCATCCATCGGTTGTTTTGTGGTTAACGAACGTACTCCAAAACCTTTAGAGTAAATCATTTTTCCATCTTTGATAACACCAACAGACATTCCAGGAACATCGAAAGTTTTTAAAGTATTCTGAATGAGTTCGTCTAATTTTTTTTCTTCAACCTGTGCAAAAGAGATGAAAGAAACTAAAAGAAAGAATAAAGATAAGTTATGCTTCATTATTTTTAAATTTCCCCAAATTTAATCAATTCAGCAGAATTAAATTCCCATTTCGTCAATACTTAAAATTTAATAAAAATAAATTGCTTCTATAAAAAATCTGATTATAACAATTAGCATTTTTATATTTGCAAAAAAAAACCATTAAAATGATTACAAAAAAATTATTGACATTCTCATTATTAGTATTGAGCTTTAATTTTTACTTTACTCAGGAAGTCGAGATTAAAGATGATAAAGTTTTGCTTGATGGAAAACAAATTTTGAAAGCAGAAAAAATCAACATGGTTGAATATTCATTTTACAATCTGAAAAGTGATGATGAAATATTGCTTTACAGACAAATGGATAATGAAACATCAAGGTATCAAGATGATGATTATTATGTACTGAATTTTCTGACCGAAAAAGTAAAAGTAGAGTCTAATGATTTTTATAAAATTGCAAGTTTTATGAATTCTAAAAAGTCTATGGAAAAACTTATAAAATGGCTTTTGAAAGAAAAAGTACTTACAAATGATGGAGAATTGAATCCGGATCGTCTTGCCATCTTCAAAGAGAAATATGACCAAAACATTACTGAAAGAACAATAAGATAAATGACCAAAATCCTTCTCCTCTC
Coding sequences within it:
- a CDS encoding DUF5606 domain-containing protein; amino-acid sequence: MLLEKIISISGKPGLYKLVSQLKNGFIIEEVTTKKKVSIGNSSQVSLLDNIAMFTFDKEVPLFEVFENIAKNYDYKETINHKSSEAELAEFMVASLPNYDTDRVYNSDIKKLAQWYNILHKAGYITPESFVKAEAETVEGEASVEKEAPKKAAPKADKPATPKVKASTGAKAATKSTHRKMG
- the ruvX gene encoding Holliday junction resolvase RuvX, which encodes MGQIIAIDYGKARCGVAATDDMKIIASGLDTVETRFLMDFLKKYVVENRVEEVVVGLPTDLKGNVSEVETDILGFIENFKKEFPQIEVHRFDERFTSKMASFFISQSGKSKKQRQQKGLIDKVSATIILQNFLEQKTR
- a CDS encoding SixA phosphatase family protein; its protein translation is MKQLILVRHAKSDWPEETSDFDRPLADKGLLDALKMSKFLKNNSIGIDYFISSPAVRALSTCKIFNQTYNLTFGTDEKLYNPSESNFHSVIYDLNDDLNSVAFFSHNNGISNFANSISEDVFHFPTCGVAGFQIDCDSWSQFDGANKKLLFFYEPGKI
- a CDS encoding archaemetzincin yields the protein MSPGKFNSFINLIYLPLLIFLFSCQKKELSYFEKIAFNDEALKNPTQEEWRYNKKESFQTFQDFQKLKKIKPEEGKNTIYLQPIGEFNILQKKQIELTKQYLATYFQLETKILPTLSNTILPKSAKRIRSNNQEQVLASYILDSILVKKKPKDAVVLMGITEKDLFPRPEWNYVFGLASYENGVGVTSMFRFYDGNLTETNFNKSLERLLKISSHEIGHMFGISHCLNANCVMNGTNNLTETDSHFARACSLCQQKLNSSLKYNNQKRLIELRDFFKKQNLNREFSRAETDFKILK
- the def gene encoding peptide deformylase, giving the protein MILPIRAFGDPVLRKTGKEIDKNYPDLQQLIDNMFETMYEANGIGLAAPQIGLDLRLFIVDVTPLAEDEDYEDIAEELKDFKKVFINAQILEESGEEWKFNEGCLSIPDVREDVKRKSTILIEYYDENFVKHTETFSDIRARVIQHEYDHIEGTLFTDHLSALKKKLVKGKLTKITQGEVSIGYKMRFPK
- a CDS encoding serine hydrolase, whose protein sequence is MKHNLSLFFLLVSFISFAQVEEKKLDELIQNTLKTFDVPGMSVGVIKDGKMIYSKGFGVRSLTTKQPMDDTTLVGIASNSKAFTCVALAILADEGKLNWDDKVSKYIPEFQMYDSYVSQNVTIKDLITHRAGLGLGQGDLMFFPEGGNLTVNDIVHNVRYLKPENSFRTTLDYNNIMFIVAGEVITRISGLSWADFIEQRIMKPVGMNASFGSYNRAKAVANKIDAHAPVDGKAIAVPHDWNETANAAGGIMSNIKDMTTWAECLLNGFTTKDGKKLVSDKNIQQLWSLQIPDRVAMKNPYDTSFYGYGLGWFLSDVKGHKQVQHTGGLIGTVTQFTLIPDMKLGIVVLTNQQSGAAFNTITNTVKDSYLGIADRNWLKTYGDRMEKVEAEYNKQKKEAFAKSDAFKKDKNLQPKAEQFVGKYNDVWFGDVEIAQQGNTYRISCKNSPRLKGELLPFSNNTFIIKWDDRSYDADAYLIFSYDENGKAESAKMKAISDITDFSFDFDDLDLRRK
- a CDS encoding T9SS type A sorting domain-containing protein, which encodes MHRQIYLLVAFFLLLGSKTYSQTSISVFQDNLTTPNPMITDGNDLYVGYYYSDKVVKFDLTNPNTPPIDVATGVNRPYGLAIKDNMLYISEFGGNKISKVNLTNPNPAPEIVISNVNSPIGLEFIGNDLYVALEGDNKVAKIDVTQTSPQLIDVTYVSSPFEIEVVGSQLYITERFVGRLVRFELNNSSATNVIVAQGLSYPSGLTSNGKQLFIAEAGASKISKISTSVLNPTVSDAVTSSLLDYPSGLLMHDSIMYITDFFANAIFKVDLANLSVSEFSSIGPKEIKIYPNPAIDKLNVYNAPSKEYQIFDMTGRVINSGTLERNSINVSQLSSGNYILKTGEITKKFIKK